One window of Candidatus Mycobacterium wuenschmannii genomic DNA carries:
- a CDS encoding D-alanyl-D-alanine carboxypeptidase family protein, whose amino-acid sequence MRMLIAAVAAAVAIAGAGATAWADAGVQPVGSVPIPDGPAQTWLVADLDSGQVLAARDENLRHPPASTIKVLLALVVLDELSLDSSVVADPADTRVECNCVGVKAGRSYTARQLLDGLLLVSGNDAANTLAHMLGGPDAAVAKMDAKAASLGAVNTHASTPSGLDGPGGSGWSTAHDLAVIFRAAMANPVFAQITAEPSAIFPGDSGDHPIVNHDELLTRYPGAIGGKTGFTDAARKTFVGAAARGGRRLVVAMMYGLIHEGGPTYWDQAGNLLDWGFALTPHSGIGTL is encoded by the coding sequence ATGCGGATGCTTATCGCCGCGGTCGCGGCTGCGGTTGCCATTGCCGGCGCCGGTGCCACCGCCTGGGCGGACGCCGGCGTGCAGCCGGTCGGCTCGGTACCCATCCCCGACGGCCCGGCCCAGACGTGGCTCGTGGCGGACCTCGATTCGGGTCAGGTGCTGGCCGCGCGTGACGAGAACCTTCGCCATCCGCCGGCGAGCACCATCAAGGTGCTGCTGGCCCTGGTGGTGCTCGACGAGCTGAGCCTCGATTCGAGTGTGGTAGCCGACCCCGCCGACACCCGCGTGGAGTGCAACTGCGTGGGCGTCAAGGCCGGCCGCTCCTACACCGCCCGCCAACTGCTGGACGGGCTGCTGCTGGTGTCGGGCAACGACGCGGCAAACACCCTGGCGCACATGCTGGGCGGACCCGACGCGGCCGTGGCCAAGATGGATGCCAAGGCCGCATCGCTCGGCGCGGTGAACACGCACGCGTCCACCCCGTCCGGACTGGACGGGCCGGGCGGTTCGGGCTGGTCGACGGCCCACGACCTGGCGGTCATCTTCCGCGCCGCGATGGCCAACCCGGTGTTCGCGCAGATCACCGCCGAGCCGTCGGCCATCTTTCCCGGCGATAGCGGCGATCACCCGATCGTCAATCACGACGAGCTGCTGACGCGCTACCCCGGTGCGATCGGCGGCAAGACCGGCTTCACCGACGCCGCACGCAAGACGTTCGTCGGGGCGGCGGCCCGCGGCGGGCGGCGACTGGTGGTCGCCATGATGTACGGGCTGATCCACGAGGGCGGGCCGACCTACTGGGATCAGGCCGGCAATTTGCTGGATTGGGGTTTTGCGCTCACTCCGCACTCCGGAATCGGCACGTTATAG
- a CDS encoding MmgE/PrpD family protein: MTYAVDRLAEFVVAAGQSDLRASARATLKRNVLDSIACAAGALDGELIPAIRAHAEELSGRPTTTFIGGGRASVDQAAFFNAVLVRYPDLLDTYLTPGGLCHPADNFGAVFAVAEHVDASGADFLLALAVSYEVQCRFSAQVPVMGRGLNHAFQLAMSAAAGSAKLLGLDVSRTADAIAAAAADNVSLAAVHTEPVSTWKGISPAITGMRAVYATMLASRGISGPRGIFEGPNGVEQLFDQSIDLRPDDRSLTAVEQTYLKQYCALIHGQVVIDATLALRDSHAIDAADVAAVNLEVFQGAFDIAGGGRYGDKDHPSTKEQADYNLKYLVAVALLDGQVGPEQLEGERVQRSDVQELLARVIVRPAADLTEAYPERTGARVRITLNDGRDFRREQSDFEGSPTRPMSWERVVEKFHWLAEPFADAALRGEIVDAVSRLDDIAVRNLAALLDALSATAQRPRTRGRL, from the coding sequence ATGACGTACGCCGTCGACCGATTGGCCGAATTCGTGGTCGCCGCCGGCCAGTCCGACCTGCGCGCGTCGGCCCGCGCGACCCTGAAACGCAATGTGCTGGACAGCATCGCGTGCGCGGCCGGTGCGCTCGACGGCGAGCTGATCCCCGCGATCCGTGCCCACGCCGAGGAGCTCAGCGGGCGGCCGACCACGACGTTCATCGGTGGCGGCCGTGCGTCGGTGGATCAGGCGGCGTTCTTCAATGCGGTGTTGGTGCGCTACCCCGACCTGCTCGACACCTATCTGACACCCGGTGGTCTGTGCCATCCAGCCGACAACTTCGGCGCGGTGTTCGCCGTCGCCGAACACGTCGATGCGAGCGGCGCCGACTTCCTGCTCGCGCTCGCGGTTTCCTACGAGGTCCAATGCCGTTTCAGCGCACAGGTTCCCGTGATGGGTCGAGGGCTCAATCACGCCTTTCAGTTGGCGATGTCGGCAGCCGCCGGGTCGGCCAAATTGCTCGGCCTCGACGTGTCACGGACCGCGGACGCAATCGCCGCGGCGGCAGCGGACAACGTGTCGTTGGCGGCGGTGCACACCGAGCCCGTCTCGACGTGGAAGGGCATCTCGCCGGCCATCACGGGGATGCGCGCGGTATACGCCACCATGCTCGCGAGTCGCGGAATCAGCGGTCCCCGTGGCATTTTCGAAGGGCCGAACGGTGTGGAGCAGCTTTTCGATCAGTCGATCGACCTCCGGCCGGACGACCGTTCGCTGACCGCCGTCGAGCAGACCTACCTCAAGCAGTACTGCGCGCTCATCCACGGCCAGGTGGTGATTGATGCAACCTTGGCGCTGCGCGACAGCCACGCCATTGACGCCGCCGACGTCGCGGCGGTGAATCTCGAGGTGTTCCAGGGCGCCTTCGACATCGCCGGCGGCGGCCGATACGGCGATAAGGATCACCCGTCCACCAAGGAGCAGGCCGACTACAACCTCAAGTATCTGGTGGCGGTCGCGCTGCTGGATGGGCAGGTCGGCCCGGAACAGCTTGAGGGCGAACGGGTTCAGCGCAGTGACGTGCAGGAGTTGTTGGCCCGGGTCATCGTCCGGCCCGCTGCCGACCTCACCGAGGCCTACCCGGAGCGCACCGGCGCGCGCGTCCGCATCACGCTCAACGACGGACGCGACTTCCGCCGCGAGCAATCCGACTTCGAGGGGTCGCCCACCCGGCCGATGTCGTGGGAACGGGTGGTGGAGAAATTTCATTGGCTCGCCGAACCGTTTGCGGATGCCGCGCTGCGCGGCGAGATCGTCGACGCGGTGAGTCGGTTGGACGACATCGCCGTCCGCAACCTCGCGGCGCTGCTGGATGCGCTCAGCGCCACCGCGCAACGACCGCGGACCAGAGGGCGGCTGTAA
- a CDS encoding nuclear transport factor 2 family protein, which translates to MLSHAEISDRLEIQQLITDYSTAIDTRRFDDLDAVFTADAYIDYTALGGIEGNYPEVKAWLAEVLPNFPMYAHMLGNFSVSIDGDTASSRTICFNPMVLGGDKDQIMFCGLWYDDEFARTADGWRMTRRVETKCFQKVL; encoded by the coding sequence ATGTTGAGCCACGCCGAAATCTCCGACCGGTTGGAAATCCAGCAGCTGATCACCGATTACTCCACCGCGATCGACACCCGCCGCTTCGACGACCTGGACGCCGTGTTCACCGCGGATGCGTACATCGACTACACCGCGCTCGGCGGCATCGAAGGGAACTATCCCGAGGTCAAGGCGTGGCTGGCGGAGGTGTTGCCGAACTTTCCGATGTACGCGCACATGCTGGGCAATTTCTCGGTCAGCATCGACGGCGACACCGCCTCGTCGCGGACGATTTGCTTCAACCCGATGGTCTTGGGTGGGGACAAGGACCAGATCATGTTCTGCGGTCTCTGGTACGACGACGAGTTCGCCCGGACCGCCGACGGCTGGCGGATGACCCGTCGCGTGGAGACCAAGTGCTTCCAGAAAGTGCTCTAG
- the rimM gene encoding ribosome maturation factor RimM (Essential for efficient processing of 16S rRNA), giving the protein MELTVGRVVKAHGVTGELVVDIRTDDPELRFAPGSTLRGKGSNRKEHTYTVETVRPHGSRLLLRLEGVADRDAADALRGTVFVVDSADLPPIDEDDTYYDHQLEGLRVRTTAGLELGTVAEVLHTAAGELLAVTRADAPELLVPFVSAIVTSVSLDDGVVDIDPPDGLLDLEG; this is encoded by the coding sequence GTGGAGTTGACAGTCGGGCGCGTAGTCAAGGCGCACGGCGTCACCGGCGAACTCGTTGTCGATATTCGCACCGACGACCCGGAGCTTCGTTTCGCGCCCGGTTCGACGTTGCGCGGCAAGGGATCTAACCGCAAGGAACACACGTACACCGTCGAGACGGTGCGCCCGCACGGCAGCCGGCTGTTGCTGCGGCTGGAGGGTGTGGCTGACCGTGATGCGGCCGACGCGCTGCGCGGCACGGTGTTCGTTGTCGATTCGGCGGATCTGCCGCCCATCGACGAGGACGACACGTACTACGACCATCAGCTCGAAGGCCTGCGGGTGCGGACGACGGCCGGGCTGGAACTCGGCACTGTTGCCGAGGTATTGCACACCGCCGCAGGCGAATTGCTGGCTGTCACGCGTGCCGACGCACCGGAGTTGCTGGTGCCGTTCGTCAGCGCCATCGTCACGTCGGTGTCACTGGACGACGGTGTGGTCGACATCGATCCCCCCGACGGTCTGCTGGATCTGGAGGGCTGA
- a CDS encoding STAS domain-containing protein, with translation MMAENQHAASGSPPQSDKDEFFAHESEVDGLAVLAIGGSVDMLSAPGLTEAVDAALAKKPKGLIVDLSKVEFLGSAGISVLMKTRDSLGDATPFAVVADGPATYRPLTLLGINELMSLHRRLDDAVSKLNDS, from the coding sequence ATGATGGCCGAAAACCAACACGCTGCGTCTGGTTCGCCGCCACAATCCGACAAAGACGAGTTCTTCGCCCACGAATCCGAGGTTGACGGGCTGGCGGTGCTGGCCATCGGCGGCAGCGTGGACATGCTCTCCGCCCCCGGATTGACCGAGGCCGTCGATGCGGCGCTCGCCAAGAAGCCCAAGGGCCTGATCGTTGACCTGTCGAAGGTCGAGTTTCTGGGGTCGGCCGGCATCAGCGTGCTGATGAAGACCCGTGACAGCCTCGGTGACGCGACGCCGTTCGCGGTGGTCGCCGACGGGCCCGCCACGTACCGCCCGCTCACCCTGCTGGGCATCAACGAATTGATGAGCCTGCACCGCCGGCTCGACGACGCGGTCAGCAAGCTCAACGACAGTTAA
- the rpsP gene encoding 30S ribosomal protein S16, translated as MAVKIKLARLGKIRNPQYRIAVADSRTRREGRAIEVIGRYDPKQEPSLIEIDSERAQYWLSVGAQPTEPVLKLLKITGDWQKFKGLPGAEGRLKVAAPKPSKLELFNAALAAADGAPDTEAAKPKQKKAPAKKAAEKAEAAEKPAEEAAPAAEAEAAAEPATES; from the coding sequence ATGGCTGTGAAAATCAAGCTCGCCCGCCTCGGCAAGATCCGCAACCCGCAGTACCGCATCGCGGTCGCCGACTCGCGCACCCGTCGCGAAGGCCGGGCCATCGAGGTCATCGGCCGCTACGACCCCAAGCAGGAGCCGAGCCTCATCGAGATCGACTCCGAGCGCGCCCAGTACTGGCTCTCGGTCGGTGCCCAGCCCACCGAGCCGGTCCTCAAGCTGCTGAAGATCACCGGCGACTGGCAGAAATTCAAGGGCCTGCCGGGTGCCGAGGGCCGCCTGAAGGTTGCCGCGCCGAAGCCGAGCAAGCTCGAGCTGTTCAACGCGGCGCTGGCCGCCGCCGACGGCGCTCCGGACACCGAGGCCGCCAAGCCGAAGCAGAAGAAGGCGCCGGCCAAGAAGGCTGCCGAGAAGGCCGAGGCAGCCGAGAAGCCCGCCGAGGAGGCCGCGCCGGCCGCCGAGGCTGAGGCCGCCGCCGAACCGGCAACCGAGAGCTGA
- a CDS encoding RNA-binding protein, which translates to MSTVVVDAVEHLVRGIVDNPDDVRVDLVTSRRGRTVEVHVHPEDLGKVIGRGGRTATALRTLVAGIGGRGIRVDVVDTDQ; encoded by the coding sequence ATGAGCACCGTCGTCGTTGACGCCGTTGAGCACCTGGTCCGCGGGATCGTCGACAATCCCGACGATGTCCGTGTCGACCTGGTGACCAGCCGCCGCGGCCGGACCGTCGAAGTGCACGTCCACCCCGAGGATCTCGGCAAGGTGATTGGTCGCGGCGGACGTACCGCGACCGCGCTGCGCACGCTGGTCGCCGGCATCGGCGGCCGCGGCATCCGTGTCGACGTGGTGGACACCGACCAGTAG
- the ffh gene encoding signal recognition particle protein — MFESLSDRLTGALQGLRGKGRLTDADIDATTREIRLALLEADVSLPVVRAFVGRIKDRAKGAEVSGALNPAQQVVKIVNEELIAILGGQTRQLAFAKTPPTVVMLAGLQGSGKTTLAGKLALWLRNQGHTPLLVACDLQRPGAVNQLQIVGERAGVAVFAPHPGTSADTDQAAGPGDPVAVAAAGLAEGRAKHYDVVIFDTAGRLGIDEEMMAQAGAIRDAVTPDETIFVLDAMVGQDAVATAQAFGEGVGFTGVVLTKLDGDARGGAALSVREIAGVPILFASAGEKLEDFDVFHPDRMASRILGMGDVLSLIEQAEQVFDAEQAEAAAAKIGSGELTLEDFLEQMLAIRKMGPIGNLLGMLPGAGQMKDALAAVDDSQLDRLQAIIRGMTPQERADPKIINASRRLRIANGSGVSVSEVNQLVDRFFEARKMMSSMVSSMGIPGLGRKSATRKNAKGKGGKGKKGKKFGPTQPKNRNPLGAGMPAGFPDLSNMPQGLNELPPGLADFDLSKLKFPGNK; from the coding sequence GTGTTTGAATCGCTGTCCGATCGGCTCACCGGCGCCCTGCAAGGACTTCGCGGCAAAGGCCGGCTGACCGACGCCGACATCGACGCCACCACCCGCGAGATCCGCCTGGCGCTGCTGGAGGCCGACGTATCGCTGCCAGTCGTGCGGGCGTTCGTCGGCCGCATCAAGGACCGGGCCAAGGGCGCGGAGGTTTCCGGCGCGCTGAACCCCGCCCAGCAGGTCGTCAAGATCGTCAACGAGGAACTGATCGCGATCCTCGGCGGCCAGACCCGCCAGTTGGCCTTCGCCAAGACGCCGCCGACCGTGGTGATGCTGGCCGGTCTGCAGGGTTCCGGTAAAACCACACTGGCGGGCAAGCTCGCGCTGTGGCTCCGCAACCAGGGCCACACCCCGCTGCTGGTCGCCTGTGACCTGCAACGCCCCGGCGCGGTCAACCAGCTGCAAATAGTGGGAGAGCGGGCCGGAGTCGCGGTCTTCGCGCCACACCCGGGCACCTCGGCGGACACCGATCAGGCCGCCGGGCCCGGTGACCCCGTCGCTGTCGCCGCCGCGGGCCTCGCCGAGGGGCGCGCCAAGCACTACGACGTCGTGATCTTCGACACCGCCGGGCGGCTGGGTATCGACGAGGAGATGATGGCCCAGGCCGGCGCCATTCGCGACGCCGTCACGCCCGACGAGACTATCTTCGTTCTGGACGCCATGGTCGGTCAGGACGCGGTGGCCACCGCGCAGGCATTCGGCGAAGGTGTCGGCTTCACCGGTGTCGTGCTGACCAAACTGGACGGCGACGCCCGCGGTGGTGCCGCGCTGTCTGTGCGTGAAATCGCCGGTGTGCCCATCCTTTTCGCATCAGCGGGGGAGAAGCTGGAAGACTTCGACGTCTTCCACCCGGACCGGATGGCCAGCCGCATCCTCGGCATGGGCGACGTCCTGAGCCTGATCGAGCAGGCCGAGCAGGTCTTCGACGCCGAGCAGGCCGAGGCCGCCGCCGCCAAGATCGGGTCCGGCGAACTCACCCTCGAGGACTTCCTCGAGCAGATGCTGGCGATCCGCAAGATGGGTCCGATTGGCAACCTGCTGGGCATGCTGCCCGGCGCGGGCCAGATGAAGGACGCACTAGCGGCCGTCGACGACAGCCAACTCGACCGGTTGCAGGCCATCATCCGCGGCATGACGCCGCAGGAGCGGGCCGACCCGAAGATCATCAACGCCTCGCGACGGCTGCGCATCGCCAACGGGTCCGGTGTGAGCGTCTCCGAAGTGAACCAACTCGTCGACCGGTTCTTCGAGGCCCGCAAGATGATGTCGTCGATGGTCAGCAGCATGGGCATCCCCGGGCTCGGCCGTAAGTCGGCGACCCGCAAGAACGCAAAAGGCAAGGGCGGCAAGGGCAAGAAGGGCAAGAAGTTCGGCCCGACACAGCCGAAGAACCGTAATCCGCTCGGTGCGGGCATGCCGGCCGGCTTTCCCGACCTGTCCAACATGCCGCAGGGCCTCAACGAATTGCCGCCCGGGCTGGCCGATTTCGATCTGTCGAAGCTGAAATTCCCGGGTAACAAGTAG
- a CDS encoding NUDIX hydrolase: MPIPEFIVELRERIGHAPLWLPGVTAVVIRDHQVLLIQRSDNHAWTPVTGIVEPGENPADCAAREVLEESGVQAIARRLAWVHVSRPVVHVNGDHAQYLDHVFRMEWTDGDPFPADDETLDARWFDMTRLPEMSEDMHRRIEHARDGNLRAPTDFEVTAP, translated from the coding sequence GTGCCGATCCCCGAATTCATCGTCGAACTCCGCGAGCGCATCGGACACGCGCCGCTGTGGCTGCCCGGCGTCACCGCGGTGGTCATCCGCGATCACCAGGTGCTGCTGATCCAACGGTCCGACAACCACGCGTGGACCCCGGTCACCGGCATCGTGGAGCCGGGGGAGAACCCCGCCGACTGCGCAGCGCGAGAAGTGTTGGAAGAGAGCGGTGTTCAAGCGATCGCCCGAAGATTGGCCTGGGTGCACGTGAGTCGCCCGGTCGTCCACGTCAACGGGGACCATGCGCAGTACCTGGACCACGTCTTCCGGATGGAATGGACGGACGGTGACCCGTTCCCCGCCGACGACGAGACCCTCGACGCGCGCTGGTTCGACATGACGCGGCTACCGGAGATGTCCGAGGACATGCACCGGCGGATCGAGCACGCGCGGGACGGCAACCTGCGCGCGCCGACCGATTTCGAGGTCACCGCGCCATGA
- a CDS encoding TetR/AcrR family transcriptional regulator: protein MARTQQQRREETVARLLEASIATIIEVGYARASAAVITKRAGVSVGALFRHFDTMGDFMAATAYEVLRRQLDSFTKQVAAIPSDRPALEAGLTILRDITSSPTNAVMYELMVAARTDEKLNATLQHVLEQYTSKICDAARALPGADGLSPETFPVLVALLTNTFDGAAMLRAVLPQPEIEDRRIALLSSLLSAIGLPG, encoded by the coding sequence ATGGCGCGCACCCAGCAGCAGCGCCGCGAGGAGACCGTCGCGCGTCTGCTCGAGGCCAGCATCGCGACGATCATCGAGGTGGGCTACGCGCGAGCGTCGGCCGCGGTGATCACCAAGCGGGCCGGGGTGTCCGTCGGCGCCCTGTTCCGGCACTTCGACACCATGGGCGACTTCATGGCCGCGACGGCGTACGAAGTGCTTCGGCGCCAACTGGATTCGTTCACCAAGCAGGTCGCCGCGATCCCGTCCGACCGGCCGGCGCTGGAGGCTGGCCTGACTATCCTGCGCGACATCACCAGCAGCCCCACCAACGCGGTGATGTACGAGCTGATGGTCGCGGCCCGCACCGACGAGAAACTCAACGCGACGCTGCAGCACGTCCTCGAGCAGTACACCAGCAAGATCTGCGACGCCGCACGCGCGCTGCCCGGCGCCGACGGCTTGTCGCCGGAAACCTTCCCGGTGCTGGTGGCATTGCTGACCAACACTTTTGACGGTGCCGCGATGCTGCGGGCAGTGCTTCCCCAGCCCGAGATCGAGGACCGCCGCATCGCGCTGCTGTCGTCGCTGCTGAGCGCGATCGGCCTACCGGGTTGA
- a CDS encoding amidohydrolase family protein, translated as MAQHIRGIGLPDEEPIELWIADGRIGREPIDGADTIFDGGWILPGLADLHCHIGLGVQGAVDIDEAVAQAETERSVGVLLVRDCGVPIDTRSFDDRPDLPRILRAGRHLARPKRYIPGLPIDLEDESQLPAAVAEQAQIGDGWVKLIGDWIDRGVGDLAPLWSDEVLKEAIDVAHSHGARVTAHVFGEDALPGLLGAGIDCIEHGTGLTDDTVEQMIEHGTALVPTLINIENFPVIADSAGKYPIYAAHMRDLHAKSNERLSAAREAGVPIYAGTDAGGMIVHGRIADEVEALKGIGMSPTEALGAACWDARRFLGQPGLDDGASADLLCFNDDPRHGPAVLSRPDLVILRGQRF; from the coding sequence GTGGCGCAGCACATTCGAGGGATCGGGCTACCCGACGAAGAACCCATCGAACTGTGGATCGCCGACGGCCGGATCGGCCGCGAGCCGATCGACGGCGCCGACACGATCTTCGACGGCGGCTGGATCCTGCCGGGGTTGGCGGACCTGCACTGCCACATCGGGCTCGGCGTGCAGGGCGCGGTCGACATCGACGAGGCGGTGGCGCAGGCCGAGACCGAGCGCAGCGTCGGCGTGCTCCTGGTCCGTGACTGCGGTGTGCCGATCGACACGCGCAGCTTCGACGACCGCCCCGACCTACCCCGAATCCTGCGTGCCGGAAGACATTTGGCGCGTCCGAAGCGCTACATTCCCGGACTTCCGATCGACCTCGAGGACGAATCTCAGCTGCCCGCCGCGGTCGCCGAGCAGGCGCAGATCGGCGACGGGTGGGTCAAGCTGATCGGCGACTGGATCGATCGCGGCGTCGGTGATCTCGCGCCATTGTGGTCCGACGAGGTTCTCAAAGAAGCGATCGACGTCGCGCACTCACACGGCGCCCGGGTCACCGCGCACGTGTTCGGCGAGGATGCGCTGCCTGGCTTGCTCGGCGCGGGCATCGACTGCATCGAGCACGGGACCGGTCTGACCGACGACACCGTCGAGCAGATGATCGAGCACGGCACCGCGCTGGTGCCGACTCTGATCAATATCGAGAACTTCCCGGTCATCGCCGACTCGGCCGGCAAGTATCCGATCTACGCCGCGCACATGCGTGACCTCCATGCCAAAAGCAACGAGCGATTGTCCGCGGCGCGCGAGGCCGGAGTGCCGATCTACGCCGGCACCGACGCCGGCGGCATGATCGTGCACGGCCGGATCGCCGACGAGGTCGAGGCGCTCAAGGGCATCGGGATGAGCCCGACCGAGGCGCTGGGCGCGGCCTGCTGGGACGCCCGTCGCTTCCTCGGCCAGCCGGGGCTGGACGACGGCGCATCAGCGGACCTGTTGTGCTTCAACGACGATCCGCGCCACGGGCCGGCCGTGCTGAGCCGGCCCGACCTGGTGATTCTGCGCGGCCAGCGCTTCTGA
- a CDS encoding N-acyl-D-amino-acid deacylase family protein: MTYDVIIRDGLWFDGTGSAPQTRTLGIRDGVVVTVSSGRLDETGCPEVINAMGKWVVPGFVDVHTHYDAEVLLDPGLRESVRHGVTTVLLGMCSLSTVYAGTDDAADLFSRVEAVPRKFVLGALRDKTWSTPAEYVQTIDNLPLGPNVSSLLGHSDLRTAVLGLDRATTRDVEPTDAELDKMAALLDDALEAGMLGMSGMDAAIDKLDGDRFRSRALPSTFATWRERRKLIKVLRKRGRILQSAPNVAKAESALLFFLSSSPMFGLRKAVRMSLLVSADAKSMPFAVHVFGRGTRLMNFLTRSKVRFQHLPVPFELYSDGIDLPVFEEFGAGTAALHLRDQLERNELLADEDYRRRFRRQFDRVKLGPSLWHKDFHEAVIVECPDASLVGKSFGQIADERKLHPLDAFLDVLVENGERNVRWTTIVANHRPKQLNKLANEPSIHLGFSDAGAHLRNMAFYNFPVKFLKRTLDAYQEGQPFMTVERAVHRLTGEVAEWFGLDAGTLREGDRADFVVIDPAGLDDSVEAYHEEKVPFYGDLSRMVNRNDAAVIATGVAGSIVFRDGQFREGYGKTVKSGRYLRAGVRHRQLAGSSA, encoded by the coding sequence ATGACCTACGACGTGATCATTCGTGACGGATTGTGGTTCGACGGCACGGGCAGCGCGCCGCAGACCCGCACGCTGGGCATTCGCGACGGCGTCGTCGTCACGGTGTCGTCCGGTCGTCTCGACGAGACCGGCTGCCCCGAGGTCATCAACGCGATGGGCAAGTGGGTCGTCCCCGGGTTCGTCGACGTGCACACCCACTACGACGCGGAGGTGCTGCTCGATCCCGGACTGCGCGAGTCGGTGCGCCACGGCGTGACCACCGTGTTGCTGGGCATGTGCTCGCTGTCAACGGTCTACGCCGGGACCGACGACGCCGCCGATCTGTTCAGCCGCGTCGAGGCGGTGCCGCGCAAGTTCGTCCTGGGTGCCCTGCGGGACAAGACCTGGTCGACCCCCGCCGAGTATGTACAGACCATCGACAACCTGCCGCTCGGTCCGAATGTCAGTTCGCTGCTTGGTCATTCGGATCTGCGGACCGCGGTGCTGGGCCTGGACCGCGCCACCACCCGCGACGTCGAACCCACCGACGCCGAACTCGACAAGATGGCCGCGCTGCTCGACGACGCCCTGGAAGCCGGAATGCTCGGCATGTCCGGCATGGACGCGGCGATCGACAAGCTCGACGGTGACCGCTTCCGGTCGCGCGCGCTGCCGTCGACGTTCGCCACCTGGCGGGAGCGCCGCAAGCTGATCAAGGTGCTGCGCAAGCGTGGCCGCATCCTGCAGAGCGCGCCGAACGTGGCCAAGGCAGAGTCGGCGTTGCTGTTCTTCCTGTCCAGCAGTCCAATGTTCGGGCTGCGCAAGGCCGTTCGGATGAGTCTGCTGGTGTCCGCGGACGCCAAGTCGATGCCCTTTGCGGTGCACGTCTTCGGCCGCGGCACCCGGCTGATGAACTTCCTGACCCGCTCCAAGGTCCGCTTCCAGCACCTGCCGGTGCCATTCGAGCTGTACTCCGACGGCATCGACCTGCCCGTCTTCGAGGAGTTCGGCGCCGGCACCGCGGCCCTGCATCTGCGAGACCAGTTGGAGCGCAACGAGTTACTGGCCGACGAGGACTACCGCCGCCGCTTCCGTCGGCAGTTCGACCGGGTCAAGCTCGGACCGTCGCTGTGGCACAAGGACTTTCACGAAGCCGTCATCGTCGAATGCCCGGACGCGTCGCTGGTCGGCAAGAGCTTCGGTCAGATCGCCGACGAGCGCAAGCTGCACCCACTGGACGCGTTCCTCGACGTGCTCGTGGAAAACGGTGAGCGCAACGTCCGCTGGACCACGATCGTCGCAAACCACCGGCCCAAGCAACTCAACAAGCTGGCCAACGAGCCGAGTATCCACCTGGGCTTCTCCGACGCCGGCGCGCATCTGCGCAACATGGCCTTCTACAACTTCCCGGTGAAATTCCTCAAGCGCACGCTGGACGCCTACCAGGAGGGCCAGCCCTTCATGACGGTCGAGCGCGCCGTGCATCGCCTCACCGGCGAAGTGGCCGAGTGGTTCGGCCTGGACGCCGGCACCCTGCGCGAGGGCGACCGCGCCGACTTCGTCGTCATCGATCCGGCCGGCCTGGACGACTCGGTGGAGGCATACCACGAGGAGAAGGTGCCGTTTTACGGCGACCTGAGCCGCATGGTCAACCGCAACGATGCCGCGGTGATCGCGACCGGCGTGGCGGGCTCAATCGTGTTCCGCGACGGGCAGTTCCGCGAGGGCTACGGCAAGACCGTGAAGTCCGGCCGCTACCTGCGGGCGGGCGTTCGCCACCGGCAACTCGCCGGGTCGAGCGCCTAG